A part of Gossypium hirsutum isolate 1008001.06 chromosome A07, Gossypium_hirsutum_v2.1, whole genome shotgun sequence genomic DNA contains:
- the LOC107960025 gene encoding UDP-glycosyltransferase 76E2: MEMEKEHRSSHPRLVLVPLPFQGHINPMLQLGSILHSKGFSITVLHTAFNSPIPSNYPEFVFVSIPDNLSEQLISADDLLPFISLLNLNCGVLFQECLAKMVQKQEVENEPSIACIIYDECMYFCDAVAKYVKLPSIVLRTTSASTYLSRNAILQLKAEGVLTSQVSTSQDLVPGLHPLRLKDLPVSKIGTPEIFLQFITNIYKKRTSSAIIWNTNDVLEQPSLREIQKQCQVGIFPVGPLHEVAPASSSSLIKEDNSCITWLEKQKQNTVLYVSLGSLASVDKKELGEMAWGLANSKQPFLWVIRPGSVDDQEWKKLLTEGFVEAVGENGCIVKWAPQKEVLAHGAVGGFWTHCGWNSTLESISEGVPMICKPCFGDQRVNARHASQVWRIGIQLENMCERGEVERAIKRLMVDKEGKEMRQRAKNLKERIQLDIREGGSSYNSLNELIELIMSF, encoded by the exons ATGGAGATGGAAAAGGAGCATAGGAGCAGCCATCCCCGGCTTGTTTTAGTTCCATTACCATTCCAAGGCCACATAAATCCAATGCTTCAGCTTGGTTCCATTCTTCACTCTAAAGGTTTCTCCATCACAGTTCTTCACACGGCATTCAACTCCCCTATTCCCTCAAACTATCCTGAGTTTGTGTTCGTATCAATACCTGATAACTTATCCGAGCAACTCATCTCTGCCGACGATTTACTACCTTTTATATCACTTCTTAACCTGAATTGTGGAGTTCTCTTCCAAGAATGCTTGGCCAAGATGGTACAAAAACAAGAGGTAGAAAATGAGCCAAGTATTGCCTGCATTATCTATGATGAATGCATGTATTTCTGTGATGCAGTAGCCAAGTATGTGAAGCTTCCCAGTATTGTCTTGCGAACCACCAGTGCTTCAACATACCTTTCTCGAAATGCCATTCTCCAACTCAAAGCTGAAGGTGTCCTTACTTCACAAG TTTCAACATCGCAAGACTTGGTGCCTGGGCTTCATCCCCTCAGATTAAAGGATCTGCCTGTGTCCAAGATTGGAACACCAGAAATTTTCTTGCAGTTTATAACTAATATATACAAGAAAAGAACATCTTCAGCAATTATCTGGAATACTAATGATGTCCTTGAACAGCCGTCATTGCGAGAGATTCAAAAACAATGCCAAGTTGGAATATTCCCAGTCGGTCCTTTGCACGAAGTAGCCCCTGCCTCCTCAAGCAGTTTAATAAAAGAGGACAACAGCTGCATTACATGGCTTGAGAAGCAAAAACAGAACACAGTTCTATATGTAAGCTTGGGGAGTTTAGCATCTGTAGACAAGAAGGAGCTGGGTGAAATGGCTTGGGGTTTAGCCAATAGTAAGCAGCCATTCTTGTGGGTTATTAGACCTGGGTCAGTTGATGATCAGGAATGGAAAAAGTTGTTGACAGAGGGTTTTGTAGAAGCTGTTGGTGAAAATGGGTGTATTGTAAAATGGGCACCCCAGAAGGAGGTGTTAGCACATGGCGCCGTGGGAGGGTTTTGGACGCACTGCGGTTGGAATTCAACACTGGAAAGCATATCAGAAGGGGTTCCAATGATCTGCAAACCATGTTTTGGTGATCAAAGGGTCAATGCTCGGCATGCAAGTCAAGTGTGGAGAATCGGCATACAATTGGAGAATATGTGTGAAAGAGGAGAGGTAGAGAGAGCTATAAAGAGGTTAATGGTGGATAAAGAAGGGAAAGAGATGAGGCAGAGGGCTAAAAACTTGAAGGAGAGGATTCAACTCGATATCAGAGAAGGTGGTTCTTCCTACAATTCCTTGAATGAGTTAATTGAGCTAATTATGTCATTCTGA